The sequence AGGGCCGCAACGTGATTCTCGACAAGAAATTCGGCGCCCCGACCGTGACCAAGGACGGCGTGACCGTAGCCAAGGAAATCGACCTGGAGAACCCGTTCGAGAACATGGGCGCCCAGATGGTGCGTGAGGTGGCCTCCAAGACCAGCGACGTGGCCGGTGACGGCACCACGACCGCCACGGTCCTGGCCCAGGCCATTTTCAAGCAGGGCCTCAAGAGCGTGACCGCCGGGGTCAATTCCATGAGCATCAAGCGCGGCATCGACGCCGCCGTGGAAGTCGTGGTGGCCGAGCTGAAGAAGCTCTCCACCCCCTGCAAGGGCAAGAATGAAATTTGCCAGGTCGGCACGATCAGCGCCAACTCCGACAGAGAGATCGGCGACAAGATCGCCGACGCGATGGAGAAAGTCGGCAAGGACGGCGTGATCACGGTCGAGGAATCCAAGAGCAGCGAGACTTTCCTGGAGACCGTCGACGGCATGCAGTTCGACCGCGGCTACATCAGCCCCTATTTCGTAACCAATCCCGAGAAGATGGAGTGCGAGCTCGAGGACGTCTATGTCCTGATCTACGACAAGAAGATCAGCGCCATGAAGGACCTTCTGCCCGTGCTCGAAAAGACCGCCCAGAGCGGCAAGCCCCTGCTGATCATCGCCGAGGACATCGAGGGCGAGGCCCTGGCCACCCTGGTGGTGAACAAGATCCGTGGCGTCCTGAAAGTCGCCGCGGTCAAGGCCCCCGGTTTCGGTGACCGCCGCAAGGCCATGCTCGAGGACATCGCCACCCTGTCGGGCGGCAAGGTGATCTCCGAGGAAGTCGGCCTGAAGCTGGAGAACGCGGTCCTGGGTGACCTGGGCAAGGTCAAGCGCGTCACCATCGACAAGGACAACACCACCCTGGTCGAGGGCGCGGGCAAGAAGGAGGCCATCGAGGGCCGCATCGCCCAGATCCGCCAGCAGATCGAGGACACCACCAGCGACTACGACCGCGAGAAGCTGCAGGAACGCCTGGCCAAGCTGGCCGGTGGCGTGGCCGTGATCAACGTGGGCGCCGCCACCGAGGTGGCGATGAAGGAGAAGAAGGCCCGCGTCGAGGACGCCCTGCATGCCACCAAGGCTGCGGTCGAGGAAGGCATCGTGCCGGGCGGCGGCGTGGCCCTGATCCGCACCCTGCCCGCTCTGGAGAAACTGAAGCTGAAGAACCCCGACGAGCAGATCGGCGTGGACATCATAAAGCGCGCCATCGAGGAGCCCTGCCGCATGATCGCCGCCAACGCCGGCGTCGAGGGCTCGGTCATCGTCGAGCAGATCAAGAAAGCCACCAGCAAGAACACCGGCTACAACGCCGCCGATGACAAGATCGAGGACATGGTCAAGGCCGGCGTGATCGACCCGACCAAGGTGGTCCGTATCGCCATCGAGAACAGCTCCTCTATCGCCGGGCTGCTGCTGACCACCGAGTGCGCCGTGACCGAGAAGCCGGAGCCGAAGTCCGCTCAGGCCGGCCACGCCGGTCCGCCGCCTGACATGTATTGATCGGGCCGGGACTGGAAGCACTGAGATTGAAACGGCTCGCGGGGTGACCCGCGGGTCGCGTGGGGGCGGGTCTGAAGACCCGCCCCTTTTTTATTTCCACACCGCGCCTCCGGCAGGACCGCCCGGTCGTGGGGCTTGATTAGTTTGCTCAAATAAACTAATATGTACGGGTTTATTCCACTTGTCGGTTTTTTATCATTGCTGGTTCGGCAATTCAGTTCAGAAGGATGGGTCTTAAGGCCATGGCTCACGACAGGAAAAGTCTGTCCCGGGATTTGCGCTCGCTGGGCTTACGCGAGGGCGACTGGGTGATGGTGCACAGCTCGATGAAATCCCTCGGCTGGGTCGAGGGTGGCGCGACCACAGTGATCCAGGCCCTGCTCGACACCCTGGGGCCGGAGGGCATGCTGTTCATGCCGCTGTTCGTCCGGGCCAGGCAGGAGATCATCGACCTGGCCACCGAGCCCACCTACCTGGGCCTGATCCCCGAAACGTTCCGCCGCTGGCCGGGCGTGGCGCGCTCGCCGCACCCCACCCACTCGGTGGGAATCCTGGGGCCGCGCGCTCAGGAAATAGCCGAGGCGCACCGCGGCCGGACCTATATCGGCCGGGGCAGCCCGTTGGACCTCCTGGCCCGGAACAAGGGTTGGGTGCTGCACATCGGGACGAATTTCAACACCTCCAGCATCCTGCACCTGGCTGAGGTCCTGGCCGATGTGCCTTATGTTGACTTGGCCTACAAGGGCTACGATGTACCGCTGACCGCCCGGGCCACGGACGGCACTCTGGTGGTGAGCGAGCCGCGCGAGGTGCCGGGTGACTCGGACGGGTTCGTGCTGGTGCAGGAGGAGATGAAGCGGCACGGGCTGCTGCGCACCGGCAAGGTGGGCGATGCCGATTCGGTCCTGGCCCGCGCCGACCAGATGCTGGATATCGCCGTGCCCATGATGCGTGAGGACCCGGCGCAGTTTCTCTGCCATTACGATGACTGTACGATCTGTCCGGCCGCCCGTGAGCTGGTGCGCCGCTGGGAAGAGGCCGGCCGACCCGAACGCAAGGAGAAAGTCTGATGAGCCCCGAGCGCGAGCTGCCTGTTTACGAAATTTACCGCGCCCAGTCCCCCATAGTAGTGGACGGGCGGATGGACGAGCCGGCCTGGAAAGCGGCCCCGGAGGTGGAGCTGAAACTCAACTCCGACGGCGGCGCGCCGCTCTGGGGCACCCGCGCGCGGATGCTTTACGACGACCAGTGGCTGTACGTGGGCTTCCTCAGCCGCGACCCGCACATCTGGGGCACCCTGACCGGCCACGATGACCCGATCTACAACGAGGAGGTGGTGGAGATTTTCCTCGACCCCATCGGCCGGGGGACGATCTACTACGAGCTGGAGGTCAACCCGCTCAACACCTCGTTCGACGCCGTGATCCTGAACGACGCCCCGGTCTCGGGCTCGGAGGGCCGCGGCGAGCGTTTCCAGGGCTTCACCGGCTGGAACCCCGGCAGCTTCAAGCACGCGGTCACGATCCAGGAGGGACGGCTCAACGACCCGTCCTCCGGCCCCGGGCTCTGGTGCTGCGAGATGGCGATCCGTTTCGCCGACATGTTCCTGGGGGCCAACGTGCCGCCCAGGCCCGGCGACCAGTGGCGCGGCAACCTCTTCCGCATCGACATCGACGGCGACAAGTCGGAGGAGAGCTCGTTCAGCCCCACCGGCCGTCCCGATTTCCACGTTCCGGCGCGTTTCGGACGCTTTATTTTCCGTTGAGAATTTCCAGCCCCGAAAAGCCGAAGCTCCGCTGGATGGCTTCATCCGGCGGAGCTTCTTTTTGCTTCGGTGATTCCGGTGGACCGTTCTCAGTTGAGCGCGTTGTTCAGCTCGCGGCTCACCTTGAAGACCGCCTTTTTCTTGGCCGGGACCTGGACTTCCTCGTTGGTCTTGGGGTTGCGGGCCTTGCGCGCCTTGTGGTTCTTCACCTTGAACGT comes from bacterium and encodes:
- the groL gene encoding chaperonin GroEL (60 kDa chaperone family; promotes refolding of misfolded polypeptides especially under stressful conditions; forms two stacked rings of heptamers to form a barrel-shaped 14mer; ends can be capped by GroES; misfolded proteins enter the barrel where they are refolded when GroES binds) produces the protein MAKLIQFSDDVRTDLMRGVDKLADAVKVTLGPKGRNVILDKKFGAPTVTKDGVTVAKEIDLENPFENMGAQMVREVASKTSDVAGDGTTTATVLAQAIFKQGLKSVTAGVNSMSIKRGIDAAVEVVVAELKKLSTPCKGKNEICQVGTISANSDREIGDKIADAMEKVGKDGVITVEESKSSETFLETVDGMQFDRGYISPYFVTNPEKMECELEDVYVLIYDKKISAMKDLLPVLEKTAQSGKPLLIIAEDIEGEALATLVVNKIRGVLKVAAVKAPGFGDRRKAMLEDIATLSGGKVISEEVGLKLENAVLGDLGKVKRVTIDKDNTTLVEGAGKKEAIEGRIAQIRQQIEDTTSDYDREKLQERLAKLAGGVAVINVGAATEVAMKEKKARVEDALHATKAAVEEGIVPGGGVALIRTLPALEKLKLKNPDEQIGVDIIKRAIEEPCRMIAANAGVEGSVIVEQIKKATSKNTGYNAADDKIEDMVKAGVIDPTKVVRIAIENSSSIAGLLLTTECAVTEKPEPKSAQAGHAGPPPDMY
- a CDS encoding AAC(3) family N-acetyltransferase, giving the protein MAHDRKSLSRDLRSLGLREGDWVMVHSSMKSLGWVEGGATTVIQALLDTLGPEGMLFMPLFVRARQEIIDLATEPTYLGLIPETFRRWPGVARSPHPTHSVGILGPRAQEIAEAHRGRTYIGRGSPLDLLARNKGWVLHIGTNFNTSSILHLAEVLADVPYVDLAYKGYDVPLTARATDGTLVVSEPREVPGDSDGFVLVQEEMKRHGLLRTGKVGDADSVLARADQMLDIAVPMMREDPAQFLCHYDDCTICPAARELVRRWEEAGRPERKEKV
- a CDS encoding carbohydrate-binding family 9-like protein, which produces MSPERELPVYEIYRAQSPIVVDGRMDEPAWKAAPEVELKLNSDGGAPLWGTRARMLYDDQWLYVGFLSRDPHIWGTLTGHDDPIYNEEVVEIFLDPIGRGTIYYELEVNPLNTSFDAVILNDAPVSGSEGRGERFQGFTGWNPGSFKHAVTIQEGRLNDPSSGPGLWCCEMAIRFADMFLGANVPPRPGDQWRGNLFRIDIDGDKSEESSFSPTGRPDFHVPARFGRFIFR